A single window of Candidatus Methanomethylicota archaeon DNA harbors:
- a CDS encoding SLC13 family permease: protein MLELLVLILFLIIVALMIWGPIERSIIGGFGVVLMILLGAITPLEAFEFVDWNILAILVGLWIVSSYLISAKMPETLIATVLKRTKSLKAVLFALIFSAGMVTMFVDNVLVVLLFCPIVLTICKTIKVDPLLPTVLTGLAANFMGVGLMLGDITPQMLHTIAGAEFMDFVIFQGRPGSFFILLFTFLIVLSIYYRFIKFEYKGDFSSLLSSVVEVSEESKKALKISLIFFIGIIILMSLRKLLEVPLGAIAFSGALVMALFMETLKKLGKLKEVPSFSEVLSGLEWRAVFYYAFLFVLVGCIEKAGYISALANSLAPFLSNLSTGLPLLYWVSAGVASIVQFDAYNLTMFRTLRDLALVQGLDVWPYYWSVAWAATLASEATIVSAPALYVTWTLIEKEGYKITTKAFHSITVRFAIITLIVNFIITSLRFLI from the coding sequence TTGCTAGAACTACTTGTACTAATTTTATTTCTAATCATAGTAGCACTAATGATATGGGGGCCTATTGAAAGGAGTATAATAGGTGGTTTTGGCGTAGTACTAATGATACTTTTAGGTGCGATTACTCCTTTAGAAGCTTTTGAATTTGTTGATTGGAATATATTAGCCATATTAGTTGGTTTATGGATTGTAAGCTCTTATCTTATTTCAGCTAAAATGCCTGAAACACTAATTGCTACAGTATTAAAAAGAACAAAGTCATTAAAAGCAGTATTATTTGCTTTAATATTCAGTGCTGGAATGGTTACTATGTTTGTAGATAATGTCTTAGTAGTACTATTATTTTGCCCAATAGTACTTACAATATGTAAAACCATAAAAGTAGATCCATTATTGCCAACAGTATTAACAGGACTTGCAGCAAACTTCATGGGAGTAGGTCTTATGTTAGGAGATATTACACCACAAATGCTTCATACTATAGCTGGAGCAGAATTTATGGACTTTGTTATTTTTCAAGGAAGACCAGGATCTTTCTTTATACTTTTATTCACATTCTTAATCGTACTCTCTATATACTATAGATTTATAAAATTTGAATATAAAGGAGATTTTTCTTCACTTTTATCTTCTGTAGTAGAAGTTTCAGAAGAATCTAAAAAAGCTTTAAAAATATCATTGATATTCTTCATAGGAATAATTATACTAATGAGTTTGAGAAAACTATTAGAAGTCCCCCTTGGTGCTATAGCTTTTTCAGGAGCGCTTGTAATGGCCCTTTTCATGGAAACTTTGAAAAAATTAGGTAAGTTGAAAGAAGTGCCTTCTTTCTCAGAAGTATTAAGTGGATTAGAATGGAGGGCAGTATTTTATTATGCATTCTTATTTGTACTCGTTGGTTGTATAGAGAAAGCAGGTTATATAAGTGCTTTAGCAAATTCTCTTGCACCTTTCTTATCTAATTTAAGCACTGGTTTACCATTACTATATTGGGTATCTGCAGGTGTAGCTTCTATTGTTCAATTTGATGCTTATAATCTTACAATGTTTCGTACATTAAGAGATCTTGCTTTAGTTCAAGGTTTAGATGTATGGCCATACTATTGGTCTGTAGCATGGGCTGCTACATTAGCAAGTGAAGCAACAATTGTAAGTGCCCCTGCTCTTTATGTGACTTGGACTTTAATAGAAAAAGAAGGTTATAAAATTACTACAAAAGCTTTTCATTCTATCACTGTAAGATTTGCCATAATCACACTCATTGTAAACTTTATAATCACATCCTTAAGATTCCTCATATAG
- the ilvD gene encoding dihydroxy-acid dehydratase has translation MRSDIVKKGIQRIPHRALFKALGLTDEEIEKPIIGIANSWNELIPGHFHLDKIAEAVKAGVRIAGGTPLEFNTIGICDGIAMGHEGMRAPLVSREIIADSIEVMAKAYSFDGMVFICSCDKIEPGMVMGALRVNIPSIFITGGPMLCGIWKNRRLSLDSAFESIGEYLSGKLSEEDLKQIEEFTCPGVGSCAGMYTANTMACIIEALGLSLPGSGTIPAVDARRLRLAKKTGMQIMELIKNDLKPRDIVNEFSIRNAITVDVALGGSTNAILHLMAIANEAGVELDLKTFDEISKITPQIVDMMPAGKVAVEDLDRAGGIPAVMKRLAKKNLIYTNVITVTGKTVGENIKNVEIIGDIIKSLENPIRPTGTLAILFGNLAPKGAVIKTAGLKRTIFEGEAMVFDCEEDGIKAAYEGKIEPGKAIVIRYEGPKGGPGMREMLSLTSIIVGMGLGEEVALLTDGRFSGATHGMMVGHISPEAAEGGPIAVVKDGDIIKIDIEKRKLEVLISDEELKKRLSEWKIREPKYKKGVFYRYSKLVTSASTGAVLYEES, from the coding sequence ATGAGGTCTGATATAGTAAAAAAAGGAATTCAAAGAATTCCTCATAGAGCATTATTTAAGGCTTTGGGATTAACAGATGAAGAAATTGAAAAACCTATTATAGGCATTGCTAATTCTTGGAATGAATTAATACCAGGGCATTTTCATTTAGACAAGATTGCTGAAGCTGTAAAAGCAGGAGTAAGAATTGCAGGAGGCACTCCTTTAGAATTTAATACTATTGGAATTTGTGATGGAATTGCAATGGGACATGAAGGAATGAGGGCTCCTTTAGTTAGTAGAGAAATAATTGCAGATTCTATAGAAGTTATGGCAAAAGCATATTCTTTTGATGGAATGGTTTTCATATGCAGTTGCGATAAAATAGAACCAGGTATGGTAATGGGAGCACTTAGAGTTAACATACCTTCAATTTTCATTACTGGAGGACCAATGTTATGTGGAATATGGAAAAATAGAAGATTAAGCTTAGATTCTGCATTTGAAAGTATAGGAGAATACTTAAGTGGAAAATTAAGTGAAGAAGATTTAAAACAAATTGAGGAATTCACTTGTCCTGGTGTAGGATCTTGTGCTGGAATGTATACTGCAAATACCATGGCATGTATAATTGAAGCATTAGGATTATCACTTCCTGGTAGTGGAACAATACCAGCTGTAGATGCAAGAAGATTAAGACTTGCTAAAAAAACAGGAATGCAAATAATGGAGTTAATAAAAAATGATTTAAAGCCTAGAGACATAGTAAATGAATTTTCAATAAGAAATGCTATTACTGTTGATGTTGCTTTAGGAGGATCAACAAATGCTATATTACACTTAATGGCCATAGCTAATGAAGCTGGGGTTGAACTTGATCTTAAAACATTTGATGAAATTAGTAAAATTACACCTCAAATAGTTGACATGATGCCAGCTGGTAAAGTTGCTGTAGAAGATTTAGATAGAGCTGGAGGAATTCCTGCAGTTATGAAAAGACTTGCTAAAAAGAATTTAATTTATACAAATGTAATTACAGTTACTGGAAAAACTGTTGGTGAAAATATTAAGAATGTTGAAATAATTGGTGATATAATTAAAAGCTTAGAGAATCCTATAAGACCTACTGGTACTTTAGCTATACTATTTGGAAATTTAGCACCAAAAGGAGCAGTAATAAAAACTGCAGGACTTAAAAGAACTATATTTGAAGGAGAGGCTATGGTATTTGATTGTGAAGAAGATGGTATTAAAGCAGCTTATGAAGGAAAAATAGAGCCAGGTAAAGCTATTGTAATAAGATATGAAGGACCAAAAGGAGGACCTGGTATGAGAGAAATGCTTTCATTAACTTCAATAATAGTTGGAATGGGATTAGGAGAAGAAGTAGCACTTTTAACTGATGGAAGATTCTCAGGTGCAACACATGGGATGATGGTAGGACATATATCTCCTGAAGCAGCAGAAGGAGGGCCTATAGCAGTAGTTAAAGATGGAGATATTATAAAAATTGATATAGAAAAAAGAAAACTTGAAGTCTTAATAAGTGATGAAGAATTAAAGAAAAGATTATCAGAATGGAAAATAAGAGAGCCAAAATATAAAAAAGGTGTATTTTATAGATATAGTAAATTAGTCACTTCTGCTTCAACTGGTGCTGTACTATATGAGGAATCTTAA
- a CDS encoding sulfite exporter TauE/SafE family protein, protein MIDFILLIFGLICGSLSATLGLGAGTFMIIFLTLFTNIPIKTAISLSLISVISSSFIGTIFYFRRKMINLKLAISLETTAWIGAIIGAFFALIIPSKFIEFILAIILFYVAIIMIFFKPHELDNKNYKPINLKIGLFFSFIAGIVSSVAGIGGGIIKVPVMNILMKVPIKISAATSNFMIGLTALASIIVYSIEGVVNFQFSIPIILGTIFGALIGTHILIKGHPNIIKCIIGIVILIFSIMILLLKNIFL, encoded by the coding sequence ATGATAGATTTTATTTTACTTATCTTTGGCCTCATTTGTGGCAGTTTAAGTGCTACACTTGGTCTTGGTGCAGGAACTTTTATGATTATTTTCTTAACTCTTTTTACTAATATTCCAATTAAAACTGCAATTTCTCTAAGCTTAATATCAGTAATATCTAGTTCATTCATAGGAACAATTTTTTATTTTCGAAGAAAAATGATTAATTTAAAACTAGCTATTTCCTTAGAAACAACAGCATGGATTGGGGCAATAATTGGTGCTTTTTTTGCTTTAATTATTCCTTCAAAATTTATTGAATTTATACTTGCAATTATTTTATTTTATGTGGCCATAATTATGATTTTCTTTAAACCTCATGAGTTAGATAATAAAAATTATAAACCTATTAATCTTAAAATTGGTTTATTTTTTAGTTTTATTGCTGGAATAGTTTCTAGTGTAGCAGGAATTGGAGGAGGAATAATAAAAGTTCCAGTAATGAATATTTTAATGAAAGTTCCAATAAAAATTTCTGCAGCTACAAGTAATTTTATGATAGGGCTTACAGCTTTAGCAAGTATTATTGTATATTCAATAGAAGGTGTAGTGAATTTTCAATTTTCCATACCTATAATCCTTGGAACAATTTTTGGAGCTTTGATAGGAACGCACATTCTTATAAAAGGACATCCAAATATAATTAAATGCATTATAGGAATAGTTATTTTGATTTTTAGTATTATGATATTATTATTAAAAAATATTTTTCTATAA
- the fbp gene encoding fructose-1,6-bisphosphate aldolase/phosphatase: MVKNLVKTTISVIKADLGSLVGHHVVHPDQIACAEKELLQAKENGLIHDFRVTNCGDDLQLIMTHRKGEENPEIHGLAWEVFKKVTNVSKELGLYAAGQDLLSETFSGNLKGMGPGYAEMEFEERISEPIIVFMADKTEPGAFNLPFYKIFADPFSTAGLVIDPKMHDGFVFQILDVFEDVTYELSAPEESYDILALIGTTGRYIVKRIFRKVDKLLAAVVSVTRLSLIAGRYVGKDDPVAIVRAQYGLPAVGEILEPFAFPHLVAGWMRGSHYGPLMPVSQKNARCTRFDGPPRIIAFGFQIKDSKLIGPVDLFDDPAFDMTRMKAQEIADYMRRHGPFMPERLGPEEMEYTTLPQVLEKLKSKVVKK; encoded by the coding sequence ATGGTGAAAAATTTGGTAAAAACTACAATAAGTGTAATAAAAGCCGATCTCGGATCACTAGTAGGTCATCATGTAGTACATCCAGATCAAATTGCATGTGCAGAAAAAGAACTTTTACAAGCAAAAGAAAATGGGTTAATTCATGACTTTAGAGTGACTAATTGTGGAGATGATTTACAATTAATAATGACTCATAGAAAAGGTGAAGAAAATCCTGAAATTCATGGCCTTGCTTGGGAAGTATTTAAGAAAGTTACAAATGTTTCAAAAGAACTTGGCTTATATGCTGCAGGTCAGGATTTATTAAGTGAGACATTTTCAGGAAATTTAAAAGGAATGGGACCAGGTTATGCAGAAATGGAATTTGAAGAAAGAATAAGCGAGCCTATAATTGTATTTATGGCTGATAAAACTGAGCCTGGTGCTTTTAATTTACCATTTTATAAAATATTTGCAGATCCATTTTCTACAGCAGGTTTAGTTATAGATCCAAAAATGCATGATGGCTTTGTATTTCAAATATTAGATGTATTTGAAGATGTTACTTATGAATTAAGTGCACCTGAAGAATCTTATGATATTCTTGCTTTAATAGGCACTACTGGAAGATATATTGTTAAAAGAATATTTAGAAAAGTAGATAAACTTCTTGCTGCTGTAGTAAGTGTTACAAGACTTTCTTTAATTGCAGGAAGATATGTAGGAAAAGACGATCCTGTAGCAATTGTTAGAGCACAATATGGTCTTCCAGCTGTTGGAGAAATTCTTGAACCATTTGCTTTTCCACACTTAGTTGCAGGTTGGATGAGAGGATCACATTATGGTCCATTAATGCCAGTTTCACAAAAAAATGCAAGATGTACAAGATTTGATGGTCCTCCAAGAATTATTGCTTTTGGTTTTCAAATAAAGGATTCAAAATTAATTGGTCCAGTAGATTTATTTGATGATCCTGCATTTGATATGACAAGAATGAAAGCTCAAGAAATTGCTGACTATATGCGTAGACATGGTCCATTTATGCCAGAAAGATTAGGTCCAGAGGAAATGGAATATACAACACTTCCTCAAGTATTAGAAAAATTAAAATCAAAAGTAGTGAAAAAATAA
- a CDS encoding MoaD/ThiS family protein — MKVRISYLSLLRDVTQVKEEVLELPEGSTIKDLIFNLLNKYEGLKQFFEQEESVLITINGEIISKSELDKKIEDNSEIIIGLPPFGG; from the coding sequence ATGAAAGTAAGAATTTCCTATCTTTCTTTACTTCGTGATGTTACACAAGTTAAAGAAGAAGTATTAGAACTTCCAGAAGGTTCTACTATTAAAGATTTAATATTTAATCTTTTGAATAAATATGAAGGACTTAAACAATTTTTTGAACAAGAAGAAAGTGTTCTTATAACTATTAATGGTGAAATTATTTCAAAATCTGAATTAGATAAAAAAATTGAAGATAATTCTGAAATAATAATTGGTTTACCTCCTTTTGGTGGATAA
- a CDS encoding FAD-binding protein, translating into MNFIKTDVLIIGGGLAGLIAALSSASNYCNTTIVTKTIVGGANTTAIAAGIFANSNDDKESHYIDTINGGQKLNDKSLVKTMVNDAPRFIKKLLDLGIEIDYGPIFMAGHSRPRCYALKGRGIKIQEILRKKCEELGVKFIERTLITSLVSDGRRIIGAVGINKDTMEIVGILADSIILATGGPGEIYPYTLMPIGSSGYGPSLGLRIGAELVDMEFVQFYPTMIAEENLPKLFVDYVTLLKHGADIVDENNISIFKKNKIDEPFKLTRDSLSILMAKEMEHGKLFLDCRLIKDVTEDSQLAWAINSLESKGVPIRLRKVRVSPYAHFFMGGLKADVNCSTNIPGLFVAGEAMGGIHGANRIGGNAFTACIVFGFRAGISASLFCTTVDLGDENFIKSEASRINDLIKLNGNRNAKEMISIIHEKMWNNVGIIRDRKKLEDALSTFNSLREYSPSNSIEKILVRMMLDCAEVIALSALIREESRGAHYRSDFPNTRDDWLKKIVIKIENGECKVNFIYI; encoded by the coding sequence GTGAATTTTATTAAAACTGATGTTTTAATAATAGGTGGAGGGCTAGCTGGATTAATTGCTGCTTTATCTTCAGCTTCTAATTATTGTAATACTACTATAGTTACTAAAACTATTGTAGGAGGGGCAAATACTACAGCAATTGCTGCTGGAATATTTGCTAATTCTAATGATGACAAAGAATCTCATTACATTGATACTATTAATGGTGGACAAAAACTAAATGATAAATCCTTAGTTAAAACAATGGTAAATGATGCTCCAAGATTTATTAAAAAACTCTTAGATCTTGGTATTGAAATTGATTATGGTCCAATTTTCATGGCAGGACATTCAAGACCTAGATGTTATGCATTAAAAGGAAGGGGTATAAAAATTCAAGAAATTTTAAGAAAAAAATGTGAAGAACTTGGAGTTAAATTTATTGAAAGAACACTTATAACTTCATTAGTAAGTGATGGAAGAAGAATAATAGGTGCTGTAGGTATAAATAAAGACACTATGGAAATTGTAGGAATTTTAGCTGATTCTATAATATTAGCTACTGGAGGTCCTGGTGAAATATATCCATATACTTTAATGCCAATAGGTTCTTCTGGTTATGGTCCAAGTTTAGGACTTAGAATTGGTGCTGAACTTGTAGATATGGAATTTGTTCAATTTTATCCTACAATGATTGCAGAAGAAAATCTTCCAAAATTATTTGTTGATTATGTAACCTTACTTAAACATGGTGCAGATATAGTTGATGAAAATAATATCTCAATATTTAAGAAAAATAAAATCGATGAACCATTTAAATTAACAAGAGATAGTCTATCTATATTAATGGCAAAGGAAATGGAGCATGGAAAACTTTTCTTAGATTGTAGATTAATAAAAGATGTTACTGAAGACTCTCAATTAGCATGGGCAATAAATAGTTTAGAATCAAAAGGAGTTCCAATTAGATTAAGAAAAGTAAGGGTTTCTCCATATGCTCACTTTTTCATGGGTGGATTAAAAGCAGATGTAAATTGTAGTACTAATATCCCTGGACTTTTTGTAGCAGGCGAAGCCATGGGAGGAATTCATGGAGCAAATAGAATAGGAGGAAATGCTTTTACAGCATGTATAGTATTTGGCTTTAGAGCAGGAATTTCAGCTTCTCTATTTTGTACTACAGTAGATTTAGGAGATGAAAATTTCATTAAATCTGAGGCCTCAAGAATAAATGATTTAATAAAATTAAATGGAAATAGAAATGCTAAAGAAATGATTTCTATAATTCATGAAAAAATGTGGAATAATGTTGGAATTATAAGAGATAGAAAGAAATTAGAAGATGCTTTAAGTACTTTTAATTCTCTTAGAGAATATAGTCCATCTAATTCTATAGAAAAAATATTAGTTAGAATGATGTTGGATTGTGCTGAAGTTATAGCATTATCAGCATTAATAAGAGAGGAAAGTAGGGGTGCGCATTATAGATCAGATTTTCCAAATACTAGAGATGATTGGTTAAAGAAGATTGTAATTAAAATTGAAAATGGAGAATGTAAAGTTAACTTTATTTATATTTGA